The proteins below are encoded in one region of Loxodonta africana isolate mLoxAfr1 chromosome 5, mLoxAfr1.hap2, whole genome shotgun sequence:
- the HNRNPD gene encoding heterogeneous nuclear ribonucleoprotein D0 isoform X3, translating to MSEEQFGGDGAAAAATAAVGGSAGEQEGAMVAAQGTAAAAGSGTGTGGGTAAGGTEAGSAESEGAKIDASKNEEDEGHSNSSPRHTEAATAQREEWKMFIGGLSWDTTKKDLKDYFSKFGEVVDCTLKLDPITGRSRGFGFVLFKESESVDKVMDQKEHKLNGKVIDPKRAKAMKTKEPVKKIFVGGLSPDTPEEKIREYFGGFGEVESIELPMDNKTNKRRGFCFITFKEEEPVKKIMEKKYHNVGLSKCEIKVAMSKEQYQQQQQWGSRGGFAGRARGRGGDQQSGYGKVSRRGGHQNSYKPY from the exons ATGTCGGAGGAGCAGTTCGGCGGGgacggggcggcggcggcggcaacGGCGGCGGTAGGCGGCTCGGCGGGCGAGCaggaaggagccatggtggcagcGCAAGGGACAGCGGCGGCGGCGGGAAGCGGAACCGGGACCGGGGGCGGAACCGCAGCGGGAGGCACCGAAGCGGGCAGCGCGGAGTCGGAGGGGGCGAAGATCGACGCCAGTAAGAATGAAGAGGATGAAGG CCATTCAAACTCCTCCCCACGACACACTGAAGCAGCGACGGCACAGCGGGAAGAATG GAAAATGTTTATAGGAGGCCTTAGCTGGGACACTACAAAGAAAGATCTGAAGGACTACTTCTCTAAATTTGGTGAAGTTGTAGACTGCACTCTGAAGTTAGATCCTATCACAGGGCGATCAAGGGGTTTTGGCTTTGTGCTGTTTAAAGAGTCGGAGAGTGTAGATAAG gTCATGGATCAGAAAGAACATAAATTGAATGGGAAAGTGATTGATCCTAAAAGGGCCAAAGCCATGAAAACAAAAGAACCTGTTAAAAAAATTTTCGTTGGTGGCCTTTCTCCAGATACACCTGAGGAGAAAATAAGGGAGTACTTTGGTGGTTTTGGTGAG GTGGAATCCATAGAGCTCCCCATGGACAACAAGACCAATAAGAGGCGTGGATTCTGCTTTATTACCTTTAAGGAAGAGGAACCAGTGAAAAAGATAAtggaaaagaaataccacaatgtTGGTCTTAGTAAA tgtGAAATAAAAGTAGCCATGTCAAAGGAACAGTATCAACAACAGCAGCAGTGGGGATCTAGAGGCGGATTTGCAGGAAGAGCTCGTGGAAGAGGTGGTG accAGCAGAGTGGTTATGGGAAAGTATCCAGGCGAGGTGGTCATCAAAATAGCTACAAACCATACTAA
- the HNRNPD gene encoding heterogeneous nuclear ribonucleoprotein D0 isoform X2: MSEEQFGGDGAAAAATAAVGGSAGEQEGAMVAAQGTAAAAGSGTGTGGGTAAGGTEAGSAESEGAKIDASKNEEDEGKMFIGGLSWDTTKKDLKDYFSKFGEVVDCTLKLDPITGRSRGFGFVLFKESESVDKVMDQKEHKLNGKVIDPKRAKAMKTKEPVKKIFVGGLSPDTPEEKIREYFGGFGEVESIELPMDNKTNKRRGFCFITFKEEEPVKKIMEKKYHNVGLSKCEIKVAMSKEQYQQQQQWGSRGGFAGRARGRGGGPSQNWNQGYSNYWNQGYGNYGYNSQGYGGYGGYDYTGYNNYYGYGDYSNQQSGYGKVSRRGGHQNSYKPY; this comes from the exons ATGTCGGAGGAGCAGTTCGGCGGGgacggggcggcggcggcggcaacGGCGGCGGTAGGCGGCTCGGCGGGCGAGCaggaaggagccatggtggcagcGCAAGGGACAGCGGCGGCGGCGGGAAGCGGAACCGGGACCGGGGGCGGAACCGCAGCGGGAGGCACCGAAGCGGGCAGCGCGGAGTCGGAGGGGGCGAAGATCGACGCCAGTAAGAATGAAGAGGATGAAGG GAAAATGTTTATAGGAGGCCTTAGCTGGGACACTACAAAGAAAGATCTGAAGGACTACTTCTCTAAATTTGGTGAAGTTGTAGACTGCACTCTGAAGTTAGATCCTATCACAGGGCGATCAAGGGGTTTTGGCTTTGTGCTGTTTAAAGAGTCGGAGAGTGTAGATAAG gTCATGGATCAGAAAGAACATAAATTGAATGGGAAAGTGATTGATCCTAAAAGGGCCAAAGCCATGAAAACAAAAGAACCTGTTAAAAAAATTTTCGTTGGTGGCCTTTCTCCAGATACACCTGAGGAGAAAATAAGGGAGTACTTTGGTGGTTTTGGTGAG GTGGAATCCATAGAGCTCCCCATGGACAACAAGACCAATAAGAGGCGTGGATTCTGCTTTATTACCTTTAAGGAAGAGGAACCAGTGAAAAAGATAAtggaaaagaaataccacaatgtTGGTCTTAGTAAA tgtGAAATAAAAGTAGCCATGTCAAAGGAACAGTATCAACAACAGCAGCAGTGGGGATCTAGAGGCGGATTTGCAGGAAGAGCTCGTGGAAGAGGTGGTG GCCCCAGTCAAaactggaaccagggatatagtAACTATTGGAATCAAGGCTATGGCAACTATGGATATAACAGCCAAGGTTACGGTGGTTATGGAGGATATGACTACACTGGTTACAACAACTACTATGGATATGGTGATTATAGCA accAGCAGAGTGGTTATGGGAAAGTATCCAGGCGAGGTGGTCATCAAAATAGCTACAAACCATACTAA
- the HNRNPD gene encoding heterogeneous nuclear ribonucleoprotein D0 isoform X4: MSEEQFGGDGAAAAATAAVGGSAGEQEGAMVAAQGTAAAAGSGTGTGGGTAAGGTEAGSAESEGAKIDASKNEEDEGKMFIGGLSWDTTKKDLKDYFSKFGEVVDCTLKLDPITGRSRGFGFVLFKESESVDKVMDQKEHKLNGKVIDPKRAKAMKTKEPVKKIFVGGLSPDTPEEKIREYFGGFGEVESIELPMDNKTNKRRGFCFITFKEEEPVKKIMEKKYHNVGLSKCEIKVAMSKEQYQQQQQWGSRGGFAGRARGRGGDQQSGYGKVSRRGGHQNSYKPY, translated from the exons ATGTCGGAGGAGCAGTTCGGCGGGgacggggcggcggcggcggcaacGGCGGCGGTAGGCGGCTCGGCGGGCGAGCaggaaggagccatggtggcagcGCAAGGGACAGCGGCGGCGGCGGGAAGCGGAACCGGGACCGGGGGCGGAACCGCAGCGGGAGGCACCGAAGCGGGCAGCGCGGAGTCGGAGGGGGCGAAGATCGACGCCAGTAAGAATGAAGAGGATGAAGG GAAAATGTTTATAGGAGGCCTTAGCTGGGACACTACAAAGAAAGATCTGAAGGACTACTTCTCTAAATTTGGTGAAGTTGTAGACTGCACTCTGAAGTTAGATCCTATCACAGGGCGATCAAGGGGTTTTGGCTTTGTGCTGTTTAAAGAGTCGGAGAGTGTAGATAAG gTCATGGATCAGAAAGAACATAAATTGAATGGGAAAGTGATTGATCCTAAAAGGGCCAAAGCCATGAAAACAAAAGAACCTGTTAAAAAAATTTTCGTTGGTGGCCTTTCTCCAGATACACCTGAGGAGAAAATAAGGGAGTACTTTGGTGGTTTTGGTGAG GTGGAATCCATAGAGCTCCCCATGGACAACAAGACCAATAAGAGGCGTGGATTCTGCTTTATTACCTTTAAGGAAGAGGAACCAGTGAAAAAGATAAtggaaaagaaataccacaatgtTGGTCTTAGTAAA tgtGAAATAAAAGTAGCCATGTCAAAGGAACAGTATCAACAACAGCAGCAGTGGGGATCTAGAGGCGGATTTGCAGGAAGAGCTCGTGGAAGAGGTGGTG accAGCAGAGTGGTTATGGGAAAGTATCCAGGCGAGGTGGTCATCAAAATAGCTACAAACCATACTAA
- the HNRNPD gene encoding heterogeneous nuclear ribonucleoprotein D0 isoform X1, whose translation MSEEQFGGDGAAAAATAAVGGSAGEQEGAMVAAQGTAAAAGSGTGTGGGTAAGGTEAGSAESEGAKIDASKNEEDEGHSNSSPRHTEAATAQREEWKMFIGGLSWDTTKKDLKDYFSKFGEVVDCTLKLDPITGRSRGFGFVLFKESESVDKVMDQKEHKLNGKVIDPKRAKAMKTKEPVKKIFVGGLSPDTPEEKIREYFGGFGEVESIELPMDNKTNKRRGFCFITFKEEEPVKKIMEKKYHNVGLSKCEIKVAMSKEQYQQQQQWGSRGGFAGRARGRGGGPSQNWNQGYSNYWNQGYGNYGYNSQGYGGYGGYDYTGYNNYYGYGDYSNQQSGYGKVSRRGGHQNSYKPY comes from the exons ATGTCGGAGGAGCAGTTCGGCGGGgacggggcggcggcggcggcaacGGCGGCGGTAGGCGGCTCGGCGGGCGAGCaggaaggagccatggtggcagcGCAAGGGACAGCGGCGGCGGCGGGAAGCGGAACCGGGACCGGGGGCGGAACCGCAGCGGGAGGCACCGAAGCGGGCAGCGCGGAGTCGGAGGGGGCGAAGATCGACGCCAGTAAGAATGAAGAGGATGAAGG CCATTCAAACTCCTCCCCACGACACACTGAAGCAGCGACGGCACAGCGGGAAGAATG GAAAATGTTTATAGGAGGCCTTAGCTGGGACACTACAAAGAAAGATCTGAAGGACTACTTCTCTAAATTTGGTGAAGTTGTAGACTGCACTCTGAAGTTAGATCCTATCACAGGGCGATCAAGGGGTTTTGGCTTTGTGCTGTTTAAAGAGTCGGAGAGTGTAGATAAG gTCATGGATCAGAAAGAACATAAATTGAATGGGAAAGTGATTGATCCTAAAAGGGCCAAAGCCATGAAAACAAAAGAACCTGTTAAAAAAATTTTCGTTGGTGGCCTTTCTCCAGATACACCTGAGGAGAAAATAAGGGAGTACTTTGGTGGTTTTGGTGAG GTGGAATCCATAGAGCTCCCCATGGACAACAAGACCAATAAGAGGCGTGGATTCTGCTTTATTACCTTTAAGGAAGAGGAACCAGTGAAAAAGATAAtggaaaagaaataccacaatgtTGGTCTTAGTAAA tgtGAAATAAAAGTAGCCATGTCAAAGGAACAGTATCAACAACAGCAGCAGTGGGGATCTAGAGGCGGATTTGCAGGAAGAGCTCGTGGAAGAGGTGGTG GCCCCAGTCAAaactggaaccagggatatagtAACTATTGGAATCAAGGCTATGGCAACTATGGATATAACAGCCAAGGTTACGGTGGTTATGGAGGATATGACTACACTGGTTACAACAACTACTATGGATATGGTGATTATAGCA accAGCAGAGTGGTTATGGGAAAGTATCCAGGCGAGGTGGTCATCAAAATAGCTACAAACCATACTAA